A window of Chloracidobacterium sp. N contains these coding sequences:
- a CDS encoding VWA domain-containing protein gives MVGVLAAWMLWSAESRAQQGFEPRMPVKRYFDDTRTLLPPKSTVRIRNPRGNISVRIVPRPDVFITATRHAAPGPPVRAEEVIIEELPQQLNITTDPPDTTTGVDLEVLVPEQTYLRLMSEIGTLRVEGLPAGLIATAYYGNIELCLPPEADADVTWTSVHGRVRAEVPLRQFGTPDDRALHGQMGRGGAILVAQADRGDVVATALPPENSARERPVLHRPATATVEEPVSAAEGSDVVLETTLVVLNAVVTTPNGAPIRGLQLEDVVVLEDGEPQDITYFGTLETPFNLVLLLDLSGSTREKLAVIRRAALGFLATLRPEDRMAIVTFSDTARLLCPLTNDRRKLRERLDEIRRPEGGTNFYDALAGTMNSVLREVRGERNAVVLVTDGMDNVLPPGGPDYGSVTTYEELRRLAQECDAMLLPIYLDTEAEVVERYGARARLGYAIARNQLRELAALTGGRLFYAKTVEDLEDCYAAVAAELRAVYSFGYYPKQAQRDGRFRRIHVKVRREGAVVRTRQGYVMPK, from the coding sequence ATGGTTGGAGTGCTGGCGGCGTGGATGCTCTGGAGTGCCGAAAGCCGCGCCCAGCAGGGGTTCGAGCCACGGATGCCCGTCAAGCGTTACTTCGACGACACCCGGACGTTGCTGCCGCCCAAAAGCACGGTGCGCATCCGCAATCCACGGGGCAACATTTCTGTCCGCATCGTCCCGCGCCCGGATGTGTTCATCACGGCAACCCGGCATGCTGCGCCGGGGCCGCCGGTGCGCGCTGAAGAAGTCATCATTGAAGAACTCCCGCAGCAGCTCAACATCACCACGGACCCGCCCGACACCACAACCGGCGTGGACCTGGAAGTGCTCGTGCCGGAGCAGACCTATCTGCGCCTGATGAGTGAAATCGGCACGTTGCGCGTGGAGGGCCTGCCGGCCGGACTCATCGCCACGGCCTACTACGGCAACATCGAGCTGTGCCTTCCACCGGAGGCGGATGCGGACGTGACCTGGACGAGCGTCCACGGCCGGGTGCGCGCCGAAGTGCCGCTCCGACAGTTCGGCACGCCGGATGACCGCGCGCTGCACGGGCAGATGGGACGTGGTGGCGCGATTCTGGTGGCTCAGGCCGACCGGGGGGATGTCGTCGCCACGGCCCTGCCGCCGGAAAACAGCGCCCGTGAGCGGCCGGTGCTGCATCGGCCGGCAACAGCTACGGTTGAGGAGCCGGTCAGTGCGGCTGAAGGCAGCGATGTCGTTCTGGAAACGACGCTGGTGGTGCTCAACGCCGTGGTGACGACGCCCAACGGAGCGCCCATTCGCGGGTTACAGCTTGAGGATGTCGTCGTTCTGGAGGACGGCGAGCCACAGGACATCACCTATTTCGGTACGCTGGAAACGCCGTTCAACCTGGTGTTGCTGCTCGATCTCAGCGGCAGTACCCGTGAAAAGCTGGCCGTCATCCGCCGGGCGGCGCTGGGGTTTCTGGCCACGCTGCGGCCGGAAGACCGCATGGCGATTGTGACGTTTTCTGATACGGCGCGCCTGCTGTGCCCGTTGACCAATGACCGCCGGAAACTGCGGGAGCGCCTTGATGAAATCCGCCGGCCGGAAGGCGGAACCAACTTCTATGACGCGCTGGCCGGTACGATGAACTCCGTCCTGCGTGAAGTCCGTGGCGAGCGCAATGCCGTCGTGCTCGTCACCGACGGGATGGACAACGTCCTGCCGCCGGGCGGCCCTGACTATGGCTCAGTGACCACCTACGAGGAGTTGCGCCGTCTGGCCCAGGAATGCGATGCCATGCTGCTGCCGATTTATCTCGACACCGAAGCCGAGGTGGTGGAGCGCTACGGCGCGCGCGCGCGACTGGGTTACGCTATTGCACGCAACCAGTTGCGCGAACTCGCCGCCCTGACCGGCGGACGGCTGTTTTACGCCAAAACCGTCGAAGACCTCGAAGATTGCTATGCGGCTGTGGCAGCCGAACTGCGCGCCGTTTATAGTTTTGGATACTATCCGAAACAGGCACAGCGGGATGGTCGCTTCCGGCGGATTCACGTCAAGGTGCGGCGTGAAGGCGCGGTGGTGCGTACGCGCCAAGGGTACGTCATGCCGAAATGA
- a CDS encoding YkgJ family cysteine cluster protein encodes MSEALPSPECSPEAAPQAAYRQLLADIARFAAVLRRRFPTSITCRLGCTGCCQQHLTVLPIEAAALHEYVSRLDAPTRARLRQQAQAAQEQEAAPTPAAVPCPALVDGACAVYPARPVLCRTHGFPLLYLDEDDPTDGILDVCPLNFTDDADAITHWDVFDMTVVNTRLVAASLAFDPTGKRQFIADIILAATAAAASEPDGQA; translated from the coding sequence ATGTCTGAAGCCCTGCCTTCACCGGAATGTTCACCGGAAGCCGCACCGCAGGCGGCCTACCGTCAGTTGCTGGCGGACATCGCGCGTTTTGCCGCCGTGCTGCGCCGGCGTTTTCCAACGTCCATCACCTGCCGCCTGGGTTGTACCGGCTGCTGCCAGCAGCATCTGACGGTTCTGCCCATCGAAGCTGCCGCGTTGCACGAGTATGTGTCCCGTCTGGACGCCCCAACCCGGGCGCGTCTGCGTCAGCAGGCACAAGCAGCACAGGAACAGGAAGCCGCGCCGACGCCTGCGGCGGTGCCCTGCCCGGCGCTGGTGGATGGCGCCTGTGCCGTCTATCCGGCGCGGCCGGTGCTGTGCCGCACCCACGGGTTTCCGCTGCTTTACCTGGATGAGGATGACCCAACCGACGGCATCCTTGATGTCTGTCCGCTCAACTTCACAGACGATGCGGATGCCATCACGCACTGGGATGTCTTCGACATGACGGTGGTCAACACCCGTCTGGTCGCCGCCAGTCTGGCCTTTGACCCCACTGGCAAGCGTCAGTTCATCGCCGACATCATCCTGGCAGCCACGGCGGCCGCAGCGTCTGAACCCGACGGGCAAGCGTAG
- a CDS encoding phosphoribosylaminoimidazolesuccinocarboxamide synthase, whose product MLPSPLPPLMETGFLPLPHFRSGKVREVYDLGETLLIVATDRISAFDCVLPTPIPDKGRILTALSAFWFNRLGNFVPHHMLSCAPEDFPAAVRPYRDQLAGRAMLVRKTMPLPVECVARGYLAGSGWKDYQRTGQVCGHPLPPGLREADPLPEPLFTPATKAATGHDENISLVQMADRIGSELTRRLAELTLALYTAAAAYARTRGLILCDTKFEFGLDGDGQLVWIDEALTPDSSRYWDAVAYAPGGSPPSFDKQFVRDYLETLDWNKQPPAPALPDAIIEATRQRYWEAYRRLVGEPQGDPQHV is encoded by the coding sequence ATGCTGCCCAGCCCCCTGCCGCCACTGATGGAGACTGGTTTTCTCCCGCTTCCGCACTTCCGCTCCGGCAAGGTACGCGAAGTTTATGACCTCGGGGAGACGCTGCTCATCGTCGCCACTGACCGTATCTCGGCTTTTGACTGTGTGCTGCCGACCCCCATCCCGGACAAGGGAAGGATTCTGACGGCGCTTTCGGCCTTCTGGTTCAACCGCCTGGGCAACTTCGTGCCGCATCACATGCTGTCCTGTGCCCCGGAGGACTTTCCGGCCGCCGTCCGGCCCTACCGCGACCAACTCGCCGGGCGCGCGATGCTCGTCCGCAAGACCATGCCGCTGCCGGTCGAGTGTGTGGCCCGGGGCTATCTGGCCGGCTCCGGCTGGAAGGATTACCAGCGTACCGGCCAGGTCTGCGGACATCCCCTGCCGCCGGGCCTCCGGGAGGCCGACCCGCTGCCCGAACCGCTGTTCACACCGGCGACCAAAGCGGCGACCGGCCACGATGAAAACATCTCGCTGGTGCAGATGGCTGACCGGATTGGGTCGGAACTCACCCGCCGGCTGGCGGAACTGACGCTGGCGCTCTACACGGCAGCCGCGGCCTATGCGCGCACCCGTGGACTGATTTTGTGCGACACCAAGTTTGAGTTCGGGCTGGACGGCGACGGGCAACTCGTCTGGATTGACGAAGCCCTGACGCCCGATTCTTCACGCTACTGGGATGCGGTCGCTTATGCGCCGGGGGGCAGCCCGCCCTCGTTTGACAAGCAGTTCGTCCGGGACTACCTCGAAACGCTTGACTGGAACAAGCAGCCGCCCGCGCCGGCGCTGCCGGATGCTATTATCGAGGCGACCCGCCAACGCTACTGGGAGGCCTACCGCCGGCTGGTTGGAGAACCACAAGGCGATCCACAACATGTCTGA
- the pgsA gene encoding CDP-diacylglycerol--glycerol-3-phosphate 3-phosphatidyltransferase, whose translation MNLPNTLTVSRIFIVPLMVVVLMTSVSESVFGLPRQLIAVTLFLGASLTDLLDGYLARRRGQVTTLGTLLDPIADKLLISAALISLVENKLAPGWAVVIIIGREFAVSGLRSIAAQQGVTIAASKMAKFKMLSQVVAITCLMLGSHEGRPPLPVGTSSVTAVQQAFRALWQGAFGVEALRIIAYGAGRLMLWIVVISALWSMWNYFKDFYVAVRDRIETAPRIPLRERWRVRPRIRWRRPLFARVRARKTTPDLPEAP comes from the coding sequence ATGAATCTGCCCAACACCCTGACGGTTTCGCGCATTTTCATCGTCCCCCTCATGGTGGTCGTGCTGATGACGAGCGTCTCGGAGTCCGTCTTTGGGCTGCCCCGTCAGTTGATTGCCGTGACGCTCTTTCTGGGCGCATCGCTGACGGACCTGCTCGACGGCTACCTGGCGCGGCGCCGGGGACAGGTCACGACCCTGGGAACGCTGCTCGACCCCATTGCCGACAAGCTGCTCATTTCTGCGGCCCTGATCTCGCTCGTCGAAAACAAGCTCGCGCCAGGCTGGGCCGTAGTCATCATCATCGGCCGGGAGTTTGCCGTCTCCGGTCTGCGCAGCATTGCCGCCCAGCAGGGCGTGACGATTGCCGCCTCCAAAATGGCCAAGTTCAAGATGCTCTCCCAGGTCGTGGCCATTACCTGCCTGATGCTGGGCAGCCACGAGGGGCGGCCGCCGCTGCCGGTGGGTACTTCGTCCGTGACGGCCGTGCAGCAGGCGTTCCGCGCCCTGTGGCAGGGAGCCTTTGGCGTCGAAGCCCTGCGGATCATTGCCTACGGCGCCGGCAGGCTCATGCTGTGGATCGTGGTGATTTCGGCGCTGTGGTCCATGTGGAACTACTTCAAGGACTTCTACGTTGCCGTCCGCGACCGGATTGAAACCGCGCCGCGCATCCCCCTGCGGGAACGCTGGCGGGTGCGCCCGCGCATCCGCTGGCGGCGTCCGCTGTTTGCCCGGGTGCGGGCGCGGAAAACGACGCCTGATCTGCCTGAAGCGCCCTAA
- a CDS encoding MlaD family protein: MAKKKLSILDLRVGLMTLVAIGVLIATILTISGDLNPFRRELTVRTRLANVDGLRPGAEVRLAGVKVGKVQRIVLLPVPPDQNAAQTVELELALDPVIDGKPAGERVRQDSQVILGSVGLLGDKVVDITPGTLAAAPVKDGDLIGGASETTIRQIISGADDILANFTTLSDSLKQIADKINRGQGTVGRLVSDAELYDNLTRTVAEASRLVQEVRTGQGTAARLINDPRLYDDLDASVRRVEKLLADISDGRGTLGKLATDDRAYQEVLSVLERLDRTSAKLEDAMTRLERGEGTAGRLLRDDKLYREAEQTLVSLNNVLAGLERGDGSAGKLLRDPQLYDNLTATSAQANQLLIDFRQDPKKYLTIRLKLF, translated from the coding sequence ATGGCGAAAAAAAAGCTCTCCATTCTCGACTTGCGGGTGGGACTGATGACCCTGGTGGCCATCGGCGTGCTCATTGCCACCATTCTGACCATCAGCGGCGACCTCAATCCCTTCCGGCGGGAACTCACTGTGCGCACGCGACTCGCCAATGTGGATGGTCTGCGTCCGGGGGCGGAAGTGCGGTTGGCCGGCGTCAAGGTGGGCAAGGTACAGCGGATTGTGCTGCTGCCCGTCCCCCCGGACCAGAATGCCGCCCAGACCGTGGAGCTGGAACTCGCACTCGATCCGGTCATTGACGGCAAGCCGGCCGGAGAGCGCGTCCGGCAGGATTCGCAGGTCATTCTGGGTTCGGTCGGTCTGTTGGGCGACAAGGTGGTGGACATCACCCCCGGCACACTGGCTGCGGCTCCCGTCAAGGATGGCGATCTGATTGGTGGGGCTTCCGAGACGACCATCCGCCAGATCATCTCCGGTGCCGATGACATTCTGGCCAACTTCACAACCCTTTCGGATTCGCTCAAGCAGATTGCCGACAAGATCAATCGCGGCCAGGGAACGGTGGGACGACTCGTTTCCGACGCGGAGCTGTATGACAACCTGACGCGCACCGTAGCCGAGGCGTCCCGTCTGGTGCAGGAAGTGCGGACGGGACAGGGCACGGCTGCCAGACTCATCAATGACCCCCGCCTGTATGACGATCTTGACGCTTCGGTGCGGCGCGTCGAAAAGTTGCTGGCGGACATCAGCGACGGACGCGGCACGCTTGGCAAACTGGCCACGGATGACCGGGCCTACCAGGAAGTGCTCTCCGTGCTGGAGCGGCTGGACCGGACATCCGCCAAGCTCGAAGATGCCATGACCCGTCTGGAGCGGGGGGAAGGCACGGCCGGGCGTTTGCTCCGCGACGACAAGCTCTACCGCGAAGCCGAGCAGACGCTGGTCAGCCTCAACAACGTTCTCGCCGGACTGGAGCGCGGCGATGGTTCAGCCGGAAAGCTGCTGCGCGATCCGCAACTTTACGATAACCTGACGGCAACCTCTGCCCAGGCCAACCAGTTGCTGATAGACTTTCGCCAGGACCCGAAAAAGTACCTCACCATTCGTCTCAAGCTATTTTGA